In Oncorhynchus clarkii lewisi isolate Uvic-CL-2024 chromosome 24, UVic_Ocla_1.0, whole genome shotgun sequence, one DNA window encodes the following:
- the LOC139382738 gene encoding tsukushi-like isoform X1: MVKSMMAFLLCVSLWMLLAVHGQAGAVKNCHPGCHCEVESFGLFDSFSLTRVDCKGVGPSTNPISIPLDTAHLDLSSNSMSLLTDTMLSGPGYTTLVSLDLSNNLISMVSPKALSRLRYLESLDLSHNSLEGLDEGCFSGLPLAEVDLSHNHFREFDLDKFITKDHGEPISVDLSHNRLTVVSWSSSRSPLLHVQSLTLAANQLRAVPKLKGILLRDLNLDGNSISRIEEGAFEDLKDLVYLSLSGLPELFNIQPNCFRGLQNLQVLDLSNNAKLKTLSPAVFSGLVSLQELNLSNSGVTSLPNNMLSHLPIIKSITLGQNIHCWRAQKQGQFHRQLGQEQKHDEVLTCDVEGVIS, translated from the exons ATGGTCAAG AGCATGATGGCGTTTCTCCTGTGTGTTAGCCTGTGGATGCTCCTGGCTGTCCATGGCCAAGCTGGAGCAGTGAAGAACTGCCACCCGGGTTGCCACTGTGAGGTGGAGAGCTTCGGCCTGTTCGACAGCTTCAGCCTGACCAGGGTGGACTGCAAGGGAGTGGGCCCTAGCACCAACCCCATCTCCATCCCCCTGGACACTGCCCACCTGGACCTCTCCTCCAACTCTATGTCCCTGCTGACTGACACCATGCTCTCTGGGCCTGGCTATACCACCTTGGTCAGCCTGGACCTCAGCAACAACCTCATCTCCATGGTCAGCCCTAAGGCCCTGTCCAGGCTGCGCTACCTGGAGTCTCTGGACCTCAGCCACAACTCTTTGGAGGGCCTGGACGAGGGCTGCTTCTCTGGCCTCCCCCTAGCCGAGGTGGACCTCAGCCACAACCACTTCCGAGAGTTTGATCTGGACAAGTTCATCACTAAAGATCACGGAGAGCCAATCAGCGTGGATCTGTCCCACAACCGGCTGACAGTGGTCTCATGGAGTTCTTCTAGGAGCCCCTTGCTACATGTCCAGAGCCTGACTCTAGCAGCCAACCAGCTGAGGGCCGTGCCCAAGCTAAAAGGCATCCTGCTGAGGGACCTAAACCTGGATGGGAACAGTATCTCCCGCATTGAGGAGGGTGCTTTTGAGGACCTCAAGGACCTTGTTTACCTGTCCCTCAGTGGGCTTCCTGAGCTCTTTAACATCCAGCCCAACTGTTTCAGAGGCCTACAGAACCTTCAGGTCTTGGACCTCTCCAACAACGCCAAGCTAAAAACACTGAGCCCAGCTGTGTTCAGTGGACTTGTGTCTCTACAGGAGCTCAATCTGTCAAACTCTGGAGTAACGTCATTGCCAAATAACATGCTAAGTCACTTACCAATCATCAAGAGTATCACCCTGGGCCAGAATATCCATTGTTGGAGGGCTCAAAAGCAGGGCCAGTTTCACAGGCAGctcggacaggaacagaaacatgaCGAGGTGCTAACCTGTGACGTTGAAGGGGTTATCTCATGA
- the LOC139382738 gene encoding tsukushi-like isoform X2, which translates to MMAFLLCVSLWMLLAVHGQAGAVKNCHPGCHCEVESFGLFDSFSLTRVDCKGVGPSTNPISIPLDTAHLDLSSNSMSLLTDTMLSGPGYTTLVSLDLSNNLISMVSPKALSRLRYLESLDLSHNSLEGLDEGCFSGLPLAEVDLSHNHFREFDLDKFITKDHGEPISVDLSHNRLTVVSWSSSRSPLLHVQSLTLAANQLRAVPKLKGILLRDLNLDGNSISRIEEGAFEDLKDLVYLSLSGLPELFNIQPNCFRGLQNLQVLDLSNNAKLKTLSPAVFSGLVSLQELNLSNSGVTSLPNNMLSHLPIIKSITLGQNIHCWRAQKQGQFHRQLGQEQKHDEVLTCDVEGVIS; encoded by the coding sequence ATGATGGCGTTTCTCCTGTGTGTTAGCCTGTGGATGCTCCTGGCTGTCCATGGCCAAGCTGGAGCAGTGAAGAACTGCCACCCGGGTTGCCACTGTGAGGTGGAGAGCTTCGGCCTGTTCGACAGCTTCAGCCTGACCAGGGTGGACTGCAAGGGAGTGGGCCCTAGCACCAACCCCATCTCCATCCCCCTGGACACTGCCCACCTGGACCTCTCCTCCAACTCTATGTCCCTGCTGACTGACACCATGCTCTCTGGGCCTGGCTATACCACCTTGGTCAGCCTGGACCTCAGCAACAACCTCATCTCCATGGTCAGCCCTAAGGCCCTGTCCAGGCTGCGCTACCTGGAGTCTCTGGACCTCAGCCACAACTCTTTGGAGGGCCTGGACGAGGGCTGCTTCTCTGGCCTCCCCCTAGCCGAGGTGGACCTCAGCCACAACCACTTCCGAGAGTTTGATCTGGACAAGTTCATCACTAAAGATCACGGAGAGCCAATCAGCGTGGATCTGTCCCACAACCGGCTGACAGTGGTCTCATGGAGTTCTTCTAGGAGCCCCTTGCTACATGTCCAGAGCCTGACTCTAGCAGCCAACCAGCTGAGGGCCGTGCCCAAGCTAAAAGGCATCCTGCTGAGGGACCTAAACCTGGATGGGAACAGTATCTCCCGCATTGAGGAGGGTGCTTTTGAGGACCTCAAGGACCTTGTTTACCTGTCCCTCAGTGGGCTTCCTGAGCTCTTTAACATCCAGCCCAACTGTTTCAGAGGCCTACAGAACCTTCAGGTCTTGGACCTCTCCAACAACGCCAAGCTAAAAACACTGAGCCCAGCTGTGTTCAGTGGACTTGTGTCTCTACAGGAGCTCAATCTGTCAAACTCTGGAGTAACGTCATTGCCAAATAACATGCTAAGTCACTTACCAATCATCAAGAGTATCACCCTGGGCCAGAATATCCATTGTTGGAGGGCTCAAAAGCAGGGCCAGTTTCACAGGCAGctcggacaggaacagaaacatgaCGAGGTGCTAACCTGTGACGTTGAAGGGGTTATCTCATGA